In Leishmania major strain Friedlin complete genome, chromosome 34, the following proteins share a genomic window:
- a CDS encoding ATP-dependent RNA helicase-like protein: MLSWVKIPMLLHPALHRLALLFCLSCCKFCTLPTAHLMALKRVREEAAENGEVGLGDTLVSQLPKKRPDMAACTSSSALSPFTRQPFSARYRQLLQSRQRLPVFEKRHLIQETVRTNAVTLLVGETGSGKTTQVPHFLAELQDAFTGVIACTQPRRIAAISVATRVAEEMDVPLGAHVGYHVRFDSRQCDATRVLYMTDGMLLREAFTDSDLQKYSVVVVDEAHERTIDTDVVLGLLKRLLTRRPLFRLVVMSATLDVAKIQSYFPGAPLVHVSGRMHDVDVLYMPHPVRDYVEATVSCVLQLHEREPAGDILCFLTGEAEIERAVAALHQALGSSSAAASKEQNAPTQGPGKGLTVLNTPADDLARPTEVVVVPLYGSLSLQEQQKVFATYPPNTRKVVVATNIAETSVTIDGIVYVVDCGYQKQSLYNSEARVDYLLPAVISKASAEQRTGRAGRTRPGKCFRLFTSADFATFPDQTHPEILRTNIVNTVLLLLTLGVANPCEFPFIDPPSDQGMSDAFYQLLYFGAVDDGLQLTDFGRRMAVLPVDVCLARMLLMAPKHGCGADAAVVAAMLEAGNAFSRPPSRLAEAREAHARFDNADGDHVALFRVFHAYFKNQQNGKRFCYENYLRHQTLQQAVQVYKQLRRLMSQLMIPVQSTYIPEREYVDTVALRKAVLEGFFTQVAFLTPVAPITHRAGADPTTRVYRTVRDALSATLHRQSVLAAAHKLRALPTWIVFDRLEVQGDSGTFIRTASAVEVGWLLDVSDFYTDLSEIPDGEIAQVLRRAREVESSAHPCKATRESV, encoded by the coding sequence ATGCTGTCGTGGGTGAAAATTCCCATGCTCTTGCACCCCGCCCTCCATCGTCTTGCGTTGCTTTTCTGTCTGTCTTGCTGCAAATTTTGTACGTTGCCTACAGCGCACCTCATGGCCCTCAAGCGCGTGCGCGAAGAGGCCGCCGAGAACGGCGAAGTCGGCCTCGGCGACACACTGGTCTCCCAACTCCCGAAGAAGCGTCCTGACATGGCTGCCtgcacctccagctccgcATTGAGTCCTTTCACGCGGCAACCCTTCTCGGCCCGCTACCGTCAACTGTTGCAGTCGCGTCAGCGACTGCCTGTGTTCGAGAAGCGCCATCTTATACAGGAGACGGTGCGAACCAACGCTGTCACGTTGCTCGTGGGCGAgacgggcagcggcaagacgaCGCAGGTTCCTCACTTCCttgcggagctgcaggacGCCTTCACTGGCGTCATCGCCTGTACGCAGCCGCGTCGTATCGCGGCCATCTCCGTTGCCACTCGCGTGGCCGAAGAAATGGACGTGCCCCTCGGTGCGCATGTCGGCTACCACGTCCGCTTCGACTCGCGCCAGTGCGACGCCACGCGGGTGCTCTACATGACGGATGGCATGCTGCTCCGTGAAGCGTTCACGGATTCCGACCTCCAGAAATACAgtgtcgtggtggtggacgAGGCGCACGAGCGGACGATCGACACGGATGTGGTTCTCGGCCTCCTGAAGCGGCTCCTCACACGGCGTCCGCTTTTCCGGCTGGTGGTCATGTCGGCCACGCTGGACGTGGCGAAGATTCAGTCCTACTTCCCCGGCGCGCCCCTCGTGCACGTCTCGGGGCGCATGCACGACGTGGACGTCTTGTACATGCCACATCCGGTGCGCGATTACGTGGAGGCGACTGTGTCGTGCGTGCTTCAGCTGCATGAGCGCGAGCCGGCCGGGGATATTCTCTGCTTCTTGACTGGCGAGGCGGAGATTGAGCGGGCTGTCGCTGCACTTCACCAGGCCCTCGGCTCGAGCTCTGCAGCCGCCTCCAAGGAGCAAAACGCGCCGACGCAGGGGCCTGGAAAGGGCTTGACGGTTCTCAATACGCCGGCGGACGACCTGGCGCGGCCgacggaggtggtggtggtgcctcTCTACGGTTCTCTTAGCCTCcaggagcagcagaaggTGTTTGCCACCTATCCCCCCAACACGCGCAAGGTTGTCGTGGCCACGAACATTGCCGAGACGTCCGTCACCATTGACGGCATTGTCTACGTCGTGGACTGCGGGTATCAGAAGCAGAGCTTGTACAACTCCGAGGCACGCGTGGACTACTTGCTGCCCGCGGTTATTAGCAAGGCTTcggcagagcagcgcacGGGCCGCGCTGGCCGTACGCGGCCTGGCAAGTGCTTCCGCCTCTTCACGTCGGCCGACTTTGCCACCTTTCCCGATCAAACGCATCCGGAGATACTACGCACGAACATTGTGAAcaccgtgctgctgctgctcacgctTGGCGTTGCTAACCCTTGCGAGTTCCCCTTCATCGACCCGCCCTCGGACCAGGGCATGAGTGACGCCTTCTACCAGCTCTTGTACTTCGGCGCCGTGGATGACGGGTTGCAGCTCACAGACTTTGGCCGACGCATGGCCGTGCTCCCTGTGGATGTCTGCTTGGCACGAATGCTGCTCATGGCCCCCAAGCACGGGtgcggtgccgacgccgcggtggtggcggcgatgctggAGGCTGGAAACGCGTTCAGCCGCCCACCATCGCGGTTGGCCGAGGCTCgtgaggcgcacgcgcgcttcgacaacgccgacggcgaccaCGTTGCGCTTTTTCGCGTCTTTCACGCGTACTTTAAGAACCAGCAGAACGGCAAACGCTTCTGCTACGAGAACTACCTACGACACCAGACCCTacagcaggcggtgcaggtgtacaagcagctgcggcggttAATGAGCCAACTTATGATACCAGTGCAGTCCACCTACATCCCAGAGCGCGAGTACGTGGACACGGTGGCGCTTCGCAAGGCTGTGCTGGAGGGATTCTTCACACAGGTCGCCTTCTTGACTCCCGTGGCACCCATCACCCATAGAGCTGGAGCGGACCCGACGACGCGCGTCTACCGCACCGTCCGGGACGCCTTGAGTGCGACGCTGCATCGTCAGTccgtgctggcggcggcgcacaagTTACGCGCGCTTCCAACCTGGATCGTGTTTGACCGTCTGGAGGTGCAAGGGGACTCCGGGACGTTTATCCGAACCGCCTCAGCAGTGGAGGTGGGCTGGCTGCTGGACGTCAGTGACTTCTACACGGACCTCAGCGAAATCCCAGACGGCGAGAttgcgcaggtgctgcgccgtgctCGTGAGGTGGAAAGTAGTGCACACCCGTGCAAAGCCACGCGTGAGAGTGTGTAG